A region from the Vibrio rumoiensis genome encodes:
- a CDS encoding polysaccharide deacetylase family protein, whose amino-acid sequence MFKQRVTVGLGLAAVALHSHAANLAPSSLPPAGISVENAPQFVAIAFDDNTLVDGQNWVLEQWGKRHNPAGNGNSVTFDGAAIHTTFFNTCEAIIATNEQGTNAGHVKETWYQANLLGHEMANHTLNHLHGLDFSSAEWQQQINDCQSAMNKPFTQTDPEFPSDAEGIDANAVGFRSPYLEYNDALFAYLNQNGFKYDASIVEGYAPDHHAGNQYWPYTLDNGSPGADLAASWGIKPPITQHAGLWEVPVYALTVPDDETAKQYGFDYSLRDKIQQKMSWFDVQSGKIESGDYNLFYMAELSGPEVLAILKYNLDRRLAGNKAPMTFLGHSTQYDDQMDQWVPTASTTEERRQALEAFLDYALSKQDVRIVSHLELVNWMENPQALPARCESAEWTKNTSYSQPQKVSYAGFEWQAKWWSYNEKPQDKSWSAWQKVRACR is encoded by the coding sequence ATGTTTAAACAAAGAGTTACTGTAGGACTAGGATTGGCAGCAGTGGCGCTTCACAGTCACGCTGCAAATCTTGCTCCCTCTTCACTTCCTCCCGCAGGAATTTCGGTTGAAAACGCGCCACAATTTGTCGCCATCGCCTTTGATGACAATACCTTAGTTGACGGACAAAACTGGGTTCTTGAACAATGGGGAAAGCGCCATAACCCTGCAGGAAACGGCAATAGCGTAACCTTTGATGGTGCGGCCATTCACACCACCTTTTTTAATACATGTGAAGCGATCATCGCTACGAATGAGCAAGGCACCAACGCAGGCCATGTCAAAGAAACTTGGTATCAAGCCAACTTACTTGGGCACGAAATGGCCAATCACACCCTTAATCATTTACACGGGTTAGATTTCAGCTCTGCGGAGTGGCAACAACAAATCAATGATTGCCAGAGCGCCATGAACAAACCCTTTACTCAAACCGATCCTGAATTTCCCTCTGATGCCGAAGGCATTGATGCTAATGCCGTGGGCTTTCGCTCGCCTTATCTCGAATATAACGATGCTTTATTCGCTTACTTAAACCAGAACGGATTTAAATACGATGCCAGTATTGTCGAAGGTTATGCGCCCGATCATCACGCAGGAAACCAGTATTGGCCATATACACTGGACAACGGTAGTCCTGGCGCTGATTTAGCGGCAAGTTGGGGAATCAAGCCACCCATCACGCAACATGCGGGGTTATGGGAAGTTCCCGTTTACGCGTTAACCGTGCCAGATGATGAGACGGCAAAACAATACGGCTTTGATTACTCTCTGCGCGACAAAATTCAACAAAAAATGAGTTGGTTTGATGTTCAGTCAGGCAAGATTGAGTCTGGTGATTACAACTTATTTTACATGGCAGAACTGAGCGGTCCGGAAGTGTTGGCCATTTTAAAATACAACTTAGATAGGCGTCTGGCTGGCAACAAAGCTCCGATGACGTTTCTTGGCCACTCCACCCAATATGATGACCAAATGGACCAATGGGTGCCGACTGCCTCTACCACAGAAGAGCGTCGCCAAGCTCTTGAAGCATTTTTGGATTATGCGCTTTCCAAACAAGATGTGCGTATTGTTAGCCATTTAGAATTGGTGAATTGGATGGAGAACCCGCAAGCGCTGCCCGCTCGATGTGAATCCGCTGAATGGACAAAAAATACGTCTTACAGCCAACCACAAAAGGTCAGCTATGCAGGGTTTGAATGGCAGGCAAAGTGGTGGTCGTATAATGAAAAGCCACAAGATAAAAGCTGGTCTGCATGGCAGAAAGTGAGGGCTTGTCGCTAA